A stretch of Methanobacterium sp. Maddingley MBC34 DNA encodes these proteins:
- a CDS encoding DNA primase, large subunit (PFAM: Eukaryotic and archaeal DNA primase, large subunit), which produces MVSISFLNPLSPEGKDIVRELGSFEGISQDIPELRSLVTHNPSQEIVDDKEIPSNYLELALKRMEWHIKKKHDREFNSRRYAFLSDHAITKYDVISFYLLCQAIGVKFGPNSRETRVMVEAQGDIIQERLGKLHEEESRLIVEKSLQMLLKKDRVHWTFFQELLSTRKIRLTDLILDHGELILDREDFMDCFGPKIKHRNPSSMYQLLIGDELKELIMIKMIMQETEDYIKQVHEKARVMVEPNPILLELADEVEEVLAEPMQYYGYGSGRSGGGPMKAGPLNPLAFPPCVKKALEGIKSGGRNDAIVLFMTPFVSYARLYPDVFRMNISKRISDQDPQLEVTENEVLPLIYEAAQRCVPPLFDDQPQEKVNINAKLGFGMHSTLKMEHEGETTWYTPMSCEKIKLHLPHLCRPDDVCKKIGNPLSYYNRMIWEVRNLDKEGPDSSDESSSDNTKDITTADTENSTKNDNKNTDGTNSRER; this is translated from the coding sequence ATGGTTTCCATCTCTTTTTTAAACCCATTATCACCCGAGGGAAAAGACATTGTAAGGGAACTGGGCAGCTTTGAAGGCATATCTCAGGATATCCCCGAACTTAGAAGTTTAGTCACCCACAATCCATCCCAGGAAATTGTTGATGATAAGGAAATACCCTCTAATTATCTGGAACTTGCCCTGAAAAGGATGGAATGGCATATAAAGAAAAAACATGACCGCGAATTTAACAGTAGAAGATACGCATTTCTTTCGGATCATGCCATAACCAAGTACGATGTTATATCTTTTTATCTTCTTTGCCAGGCTATTGGAGTTAAATTCGGACCCAACTCACGCGAAACAAGAGTCATGGTTGAAGCGCAAGGGGACATCATCCAGGAAAGATTAGGCAAACTACATGAGGAAGAAAGTAGATTAATAGTGGAAAAATCCCTGCAAATGCTACTAAAAAAGGACAGGGTGCACTGGACATTCTTCCAGGAGCTTTTAAGCACACGAAAGATACGCCTCACTGATCTGATTCTTGACCATGGCGAGTTAATACTGGACAGGGAAGATTTTATGGACTGTTTCGGGCCGAAGATAAAACACCGTAACCCCAGCAGCATGTATCAGCTGTTAATTGGGGATGAACTTAAGGAACTTATAATGATCAAGATGATCATGCAGGAAACCGAGGATTACATTAAACAGGTTCATGAAAAGGCACGAGTAATGGTGGAACCCAACCCCATACTCCTGGAACTTGCCGATGAAGTGGAGGAAGTACTGGCCGAACCAATGCAATATTACGGTTATGGTTCAGGAAGGAGTGGAGGAGGGCCAATGAAAGCCGGACCACTGAATCCTCTAGCATTCCCACCCTGCGTGAAGAAAGCTTTGGAGGGTATAAAGTCAGGAGGGAGGAACGATGCAATTGTACTTTTTATGACACCCTTTGTATCCTACGCCAGGTTGTATCCCGATGTTTTCAGGATGAACATTTCCAAACGTATCTCAGATCAGGATCCTCAGTTAGAAGTTACAGAAAACGAGGTTCTGCCGTTGATCTACGAGGCAGCACAGCGATGTGTACCTCCGTTATTCGATGATCAACCTCAGGAAAAGGTTAACATCAATGCCAAACTTGGTTTTGGAATGCACTCCACTTTGAAAATGGAACATGAGGGTGAAACCACCTGGTACACTCCCATGAGTTGTGAAAAGATCAAACTGCACCTCCCCCATCTTTGCCGGCCAGATGATGTCTGCAAAAAAATAGGCAACCCATTGAGCTATTACAACCGGATGATATGGGAAGTACGGAATTTAGATAAAGAAGGTCCGGATTCTAGTGATGAATCGAGCAGTGATAATACTAAGGATATTACAACTGCTGATACTGAAAATTCTACAAAAAATGATAATAAAAACACTGATGGCACTAATTCTAGGGAGCGTTGA
- a CDS encoding methionyl-tRNA synthetase (PFAM: tRNA synthetases class I (M); Putative tRNA binding domain~TIGRFAM: methionyl-tRNA synthetase C-terminal region/beta chain; methionyl-tRNA synthetase): protein MSKDSNKVFITCALPYANGPCHLGHLRSTYIPADIYARYHRMKGTDVLLVCATDEHGTPIAVQAEKEGVSPLDVATRNYELIKRDLELSDISFDNFSRTTDPLHYEISQNFFLDLYGKNCIYPKTIEQLYCGECERFLPDRYVEGTCPHCGGEGARGDHCETCGRHLEPVQLVEPRCLICNSKPEVRSAEQYYFRLSHFQEELKGSIEGNPELPANVRNYALQWINEGLKDWILTRDMDWGIPVPLDGADGKIIYVWGEAFLGYISSAAQWARRENTSWKPYWDDRAVHFIGKDIIYHHSIFWQAMLMAYGCKLPYNIVAGEYLSLEGRKMSTSKNWVIWAADFMEKFDADLLRYYLVANAPLTRDTDFSWDDFQRRVNDELADVVGNFMHRTFSFTHRFFQGMIPEPGSFNDYDQSVQKEIIETPGRVGEHIENFDFREGLKDIIKLAKLGNKYFNDQEPWRTVKEEGDRTATTIYLCNQIAKVISIIISPYLPSKAGEMREILGLSGDNGDNFSWDDAAQFLASGTPISEAKPLFAKIDDEVIAEEKESLYKNLEETETMDNLISIEDFIKLDLRVGKVIGAEKVKGSDKLLKLMVDVKEKHLQVVAGLATKYSPEDILNQKVIVLVNLQPAKLFGIKSEGMVLAAGDSLSLLTSLDANIGERIQ, encoded by the coding sequence GTGAGTAAAGATTCAAATAAAGTATTTATCACCTGCGCCCTGCCCTACGCCAATGGACCCTGTCATCTGGGACACCTGCGTTCAACTTACATACCTGCAGATATTTACGCCCGTTATCACCGAATGAAAGGCACTGATGTGCTACTGGTCTGTGCTACCGATGAACACGGAACACCAATTGCTGTTCAGGCGGAAAAGGAAGGAGTATCGCCCCTGGATGTTGCCACTCGTAATTACGAGTTGATTAAAAGGGATCTGGAATTATCAGATATTTCTTTTGATAATTTTTCCAGAACCACCGATCCCCTGCATTATGAAATATCCCAGAACTTCTTTTTAGATCTTTATGGGAAAAACTGTATTTATCCCAAAACCATTGAGCAACTTTACTGTGGTGAATGTGAACGATTCCTCCCTGACCGTTATGTGGAGGGCACGTGCCCCCACTGTGGTGGGGAGGGTGCACGGGGTGACCACTGCGAGACCTGTGGCCGGCACCTGGAACCAGTACAGCTGGTGGAACCACGATGTCTTATCTGCAACAGCAAACCAGAAGTCAGGTCAGCAGAACAGTACTACTTCCGTTTAAGCCACTTTCAGGAAGAACTCAAAGGATCTATCGAAGGCAACCCAGAGTTACCAGCTAACGTCCGGAATTACGCCCTGCAATGGATCAATGAAGGATTAAAAGATTGGATCCTCACCAGGGATATGGATTGGGGTATACCCGTCCCCCTGGATGGTGCAGATGGTAAGATCATCTATGTCTGGGGTGAAGCATTCCTGGGCTACATCTCATCAGCTGCACAGTGGGCTCGCCGTGAAAACACCTCCTGGAAGCCCTACTGGGATGACCGGGCAGTGCACTTCATTGGTAAAGATATCATCTACCACCACAGCATATTCTGGCAGGCCATGCTCATGGCCTATGGTTGCAAACTACCTTACAACATTGTTGCCGGAGAGTACCTGTCACTTGAGGGTCGTAAAATGTCAACCAGTAAGAACTGGGTGATCTGGGCAGCTGACTTTATGGAGAAATTTGATGCGGATCTGTTACGGTACTACCTGGTGGCCAATGCACCACTCACCAGGGACACTGATTTTTCCTGGGATGACTTCCAGAGAAGGGTCAATGATGAACTGGCTGATGTAGTGGGGAATTTCATGCACCGTACCTTCTCCTTCACCCACCGTTTCTTCCAAGGAATGATACCTGAGCCTGGTTCATTTAATGATTATGATCAGAGTGTTCAAAAAGAGATAATTGAAACACCAGGTAGGGTTGGCGAACATATTGAGAACTTCGACTTCAGGGAAGGTCTTAAGGATATAATAAAACTGGCCAAACTGGGAAACAAATACTTCAATGATCAGGAACCCTGGAGAACAGTTAAAGAAGAAGGAGACAGAACTGCTACCACCATTTATCTCTGTAATCAGATTGCAAAAGTCATAAGTATCATTATAAGTCCTTATCTTCCATCTAAAGCCGGGGAGATGAGGGAAATTCTTGGTTTAAGTGGTGATAATGGTGATAATTTCAGCTGGGATGATGCTGCCCAGTTTTTAGCATCTGGAACCCCAATTTCAGAGGCTAAACCCTTATTTGCTAAAATTGATGATGAAGTTATTGCGGAAGAAAAAGAATCACTTTATAAAAATTTAGAGGAGACAGAAACTATGGATAATTTAATCAGTATTGAAGATTTCATCAAATTAGACCTGCGTGTGGGTAAAGTTATTGGGGCTGAGAAAGTTAAGGGCTCTGATAAACTGTTAAAGTTAATGGTTGATGTTAAAGAGAAACATTTACAGGTGGTAGCCGGCTTAGCCACCAAATATTCCCCTGAAGACATACTTAATCAAAAGGTAATTGTTCTGGTGAACCTCCAACCAGCCAAACTCTTCGGTATTAAATCCGAGGGAATGGTGCTGGCTGCTGGAGATAGTCTCAGTCTTCTAACCTCTCTTGATGCCAATATCGGTGAACGCATACAATAA
- a CDS encoding hypothetical protein (PFAM: Protein of unknown function (DUF530)): protein MNESVLIGKSERFLDQIKRKKISLNDIESPEKFLSIYTYLKDNMDTLQDMRETMEIKGYTAPYRSINKYGRPLSGETKAEDMFDVSRHTQYFRMNAAAKKNILDRVKSAMSSHRIAIGHLEEFATLECVSCQRKYKGHEIALLTRENCQCGGDKIKLHVNKDGVYRLEIIPFLPLSGDYMVKLSELSPRSRQAFRSMVRILKQEKRGIVKTVSLVIKIMEDGRWVRKRVTIDAHDEANYEKEIRSQYGSNARIEMMQFHRKKPSIINDKQVQTALSLGYVKYAETEILRFLPDLLDKSLSNKEKVEEYQEAMEVAERNANKYEDGDDPETLKKFFLKRELEERGLLDDDEILDETIKNDLNKKDLLEKSLFLEIPRIYILWDLLHYYLTTSYDRRNKHSGPFPYLRPGLDSNQIKSFQDFKQEVVQIMKDHLADKIEYVPQMGKVLSSKFSVEKKMKGLHLQMGPALGAAILSIEGKIPTEKTSELFSIPFKDVQKEKETLETLQKPATSKAKQFMAMMKK from the coding sequence ATGAATGAATCTGTACTCATTGGGAAATCTGAGCGTTTTCTGGATCAGATAAAGAGAAAAAAGATTTCATTAAATGATATTGAAAGCCCGGAAAAGTTCCTGTCAATTTACACTTATTTGAAAGACAACATGGATACTCTTCAGGATATGCGGGAGACCATGGAAATTAAGGGTTATACTGCTCCTTATCGTTCCATAAACAAGTATGGTCGTCCCCTTAGTGGTGAAACCAAGGCAGAGGATATGTTTGATGTCAGCCGCCACACCCAGTATTTCCGGATGAACGCAGCTGCCAAGAAAAACATACTGGACCGGGTTAAATCTGCCATGTCCTCTCATCGTATTGCCATTGGACATCTGGAGGAGTTCGCAACCTTAGAATGCGTTTCATGCCAGAGGAAGTACAAAGGTCATGAAATAGCGCTTTTAACCCGGGAAAATTGTCAATGCGGCGGAGATAAGATAAAGTTACATGTAAATAAAGATGGAGTTTATCGTCTTGAAATCATTCCATTTTTACCTCTTTCTGGGGATTACATGGTTAAACTATCAGAACTCAGTCCCCGAAGCAGACAAGCCTTCCGTAGCATGGTGCGCATCTTAAAACAGGAAAAAAGGGGAATTGTTAAAACCGTATCCCTGGTTATCAAGATCATGGAAGATGGTAGATGGGTTCGAAAAAGGGTTACCATTGATGCCCATGATGAGGCCAATTATGAAAAAGAGATTCGCAGTCAGTATGGTTCAAATGCCCGTATTGAAATGATGCAGTTCCATCGTAAAAAGCCTTCCATAATCAATGACAAACAGGTTCAAACTGCCCTTTCACTGGGTTATGTTAAGTATGCAGAAACTGAGATCCTCCGTTTTTTACCGGATCTACTTGATAAATCTCTCTCCAATAAGGAGAAAGTTGAAGAATACCAGGAAGCAATGGAAGTTGCCGAGAGAAATGCCAATAAATATGAAGATGGCGATGATCCTGAAACCCTGAAGAAGTTCTTTTTAAAAAGAGAACTTGAAGAAAGGGGACTCCTGGATGATGATGAAATTCTTGATGAAACCATCAAAAATGATTTAAATAAGAAAGATTTACTTGAAAAAAGTCTCTTTCTGGAAATCCCACGTATATACATTTTATGGGATCTTTTACACTACTACCTAACCACTTCCTATGATCGCAGAAATAAACATTCTGGTCCTTTCCCTTACCTTCGCCCGGGTCTTGATTCCAACCAGATTAAATCATTCCAGGACTTCAAACAGGAGGTGGTGCAGATCATGAAGGATCATCTCGCTGATAAGATAGAATACGTACCTCAAATGGGAAAAGTTTTATCCAGTAAATTCTCGGTTGAAAAGAAGATGAAAGGCCTTCACTTACAGATGGGACCTGCCTTGGGAGCAGCCATACTCTCCATTGAAGGAAAAATACCCACTGAAAAAACATCAGAATTATTCTCTATACCATTCAAAGATGTTCAAAAGGAGAAAGAAACTCTGGAAACCCTGCAAAAACCTGCTACTTCCAAGGCTAAACAGTTCATGGCAATGATGAAAAAATAG
- a CDS encoding resolvase family protein (PFAM: Helix-turn-helix domain of resolvase), with the protein MKDEIYVNKPLSFSRIMELLDQNPDLKKINCPPSLYSRISPKYIQALSELGVTVVSVEKKGRPKKYNKKDAENIQDLLRSGHSTKEIAETLGIPLKTVYYLNRAPLKPGRKMKYDTLKVKKVKNLYKNGVPAKDISKDLKIPIRTVYSLLKR; encoded by the coding sequence TTGAAAGATGAGATCTATGTGAATAAACCATTGTCCTTCAGCAGGATCATGGAACTCCTGGACCAGAATCCAGATCTCAAGAAGATTAACTGTCCCCCTAGTCTATATTCACGAATTTCACCAAAGTACATTCAGGCACTGAGTGAGCTGGGAGTGACTGTTGTATCAGTTGAAAAGAAAGGACGTCCCAAGAAGTATAATAAAAAAGATGCTGAAAATATACAGGATTTATTAAGATCAGGCCATAGTACCAAAGAAATTGCAGAAACTCTTGGTATTCCCCTGAAAACAGTTTATTATCTCAACAGGGCCCCACTTAAACCTGGGCGGAAAATGAAATACGATACCTTAAAAGTTAAAAAAGTTAAAAACCTTTATAAAAATGGAGTTCCAGCTAAGGATATTTCAAAAGACTTAAAAATCCCCATTAGAACGGTTTACTCCCTCTTAAAACGGTGA
- a CDS encoding UDP-N-acetylmuramyl pentapeptide phosphotransferase/UDP-N-acetylglucosamine-1-phosphate transferase (PFAM: Glycosyl transferase family 4), translating into MEPNLIILYQNLFLTSAICALVAFLVTFISMPRLIKKLKDADIVGRDIHKPSKPAVAEMGGIGILFGFIIGIFLGIYFYPELQFQLTVTLLVILLVGIVGMVDDLVMLSSKEKLILLWLAGMPLIWIAPPNVGLLYILTIPIAVSIAANLTNMLAGLNGIESGLGAIAMISLSISCIIMGKSDVAVISMCMAGALLAFLYYNRHPSNVFPGDVGTLIIGATIVVVAFIGRVKIIALIVLIPNIIDMLLKLYSAGVMERQQHQPTQVGEDGKLMAPESGFNSLIRWILKRPMEEKNVVIIVWLIGIFFGAVGIILAYILKARMF; encoded by the coding sequence ATGGAACCTAACCTTATCATTCTCTATCAGAACCTGTTTTTAACCTCGGCCATCTGCGCCCTGGTGGCCTTTCTGGTAACATTCATAAGTATGCCCCGTCTTATTAAAAAGCTGAAAGATGCAGATATTGTGGGCAGAGATATTCACAAACCATCCAAGCCCGCTGTGGCTGAAATGGGTGGTATTGGTATTCTTTTCGGATTTATCATCGGTATATTTCTGGGTATTTATTTCTATCCTGAACTTCAGTTCCAGCTCACAGTCACCTTACTGGTGATTCTCCTAGTGGGGATAGTTGGGATGGTGGATGACCTGGTTATGCTGTCCTCCAAGGAAAAACTAATCCTGCTCTGGCTGGCAGGTATGCCTTTAATCTGGATTGCACCCCCTAATGTGGGCTTACTATATATTCTGACCATACCCATTGCAGTTTCCATTGCTGCCAATCTCACCAACATGCTGGCAGGGTTAAATGGTATTGAATCAGGGCTGGGGGCAATTGCCATGATATCCCTCAGTATTTCCTGTATAATCATGGGTAAGTCCGATGTGGCAGTAATCAGCATGTGCATGGCCGGAGCATTACTGGCCTTCCTTTACTACAACCGACACCCTTCCAATGTGTTCCCAGGGGATGTGGGTACACTGATTATTGGAGCAACCATTGTGGTAGTGGCCTTTATTGGTAGGGTGAAGATCATTGCCCTGATTGTGCTGATACCCAACATAATAGATATGCTGCTCAAACTTTACAGTGCTGGTGTAATGGAAAGACAACAACACCAGCCCACCCAGGTTGGAGAAGACGGGAAATTGATGGCCCCAGAATCAGGTTTTAATTCCCTTATACGCTGGATTTTAAAACGTCCCATGGAAGAAAAGAATGTGGTCATCATTGTGTGGCTCATTGGAATATTCTTCGGTGCAGTGGGGATAATTCTGGCTTACATCTTAAAAGCACGTATGTTTTAA
- a CDS encoding RecA-superfamily ATPase possibly involved in signal transduction (PFAM: KaiC) codes for MSSFESGIPGLDELLLSSGDLDGFPQNTTTLVYGPPKVGKSIFSYEFAYHGLNIKEPCLYITADEGMRQLQQNMMDFGWFLQSSMDEELLYVIDPISALSGANIENTNTYTLSKINDPTDLMVKVGLGTRFVFKKSNEFRSVFDSLTTFFTFNPEAMVVRFLKTYLRRLTEAGATGIVNYTEGVVNEKTERILKSIVDNVIMLDGSYLTFKSNQGLIATAPYQITDKGLVLGRGEIL; via the coding sequence ATGAGCAGTTTCGAATCGGGCATACCTGGATTGGATGAACTTTTATTATCATCAGGGGATCTGGATGGTTTTCCACAGAACACCACTACTCTGGTTTACGGACCTCCTAAAGTGGGTAAATCCATTTTTTCTTATGAGTTTGCTTATCATGGGCTGAATATTAAGGAACCCTGCCTATATATCACGGCAGATGAGGGAATGAGACAATTACAACAGAACATGATGGATTTTGGATGGTTCCTGCAAAGTTCCATGGATGAAGAACTACTGTATGTTATTGACCCCATATCCGCACTTTCAGGAGCTAATATTGAAAATACCAACACCTACACTTTATCTAAAATAAATGACCCCACTGATTTGATGGTTAAAGTTGGGCTGGGAACTCGTTTTGTTTTCAAAAAATCCAATGAATTTCGTTCTGTTTTTGATTCCCTCACCACTTTCTTCACTTTCAATCCAGAAGCAATGGTTGTCCGGTTTTTAAAAACATACCTGCGAAGATTAACCGAAGCTGGGGCAACTGGAATTGTTAATTACACCGAAGGTGTAGTCAATGAGAAAACGGAGAGGATACTGAAATCCATAGTAGATAACGTGATAATGCTTGATGGCAGTTATTTAACGTTTAAATCAAATCAGGGTTTGATTGCAACCGCCCCATATCAAATTACTGATAAAGGACTTGTTTTAGGAAGGGGAGAGATATTGTGA
- a CDS encoding RecA-superfamily ATPase possibly involved in signal transduction (PFAM: KaiC) yields MIVRITSGITGLDELTSSGDDLGLTLGGIPENTVTLLYGPGGVGKSLFCYGFTYHGLTQDEPCLYLTTDVGIRDIYQNMTDMGFELDGYLENEMLRVVDAAEGDVEFEESNVYQSSSVKNPTDILVKISRSVNSISENNSRFRGVIDSLTTILESNDEMLIVRVLKTYVLRVKEAGGTAIITYTEGSADPRTETLIKSMADNIVKLNGETIIIEAMKGMGKTEASYHITKKGIVINKGD; encoded by the coding sequence ATGATCGTCCGTATTACCTCAGGAATAACTGGTCTTGATGAATTAACATCTTCTGGAGATGATTTAGGTCTTACTTTGGGAGGTATCCCTGAAAACACAGTAACACTACTTTATGGTCCGGGAGGAGTTGGTAAATCCCTTTTCTGTTATGGTTTCACCTATCATGGATTAACTCAGGATGAACCATGCCTTTATTTAACCACTGATGTTGGAATCAGGGATATTTACCAGAATATGACAGATATGGGATTTGAACTGGATGGATATCTTGAAAATGAGATGTTAAGGGTGGTTGATGCAGCTGAGGGTGATGTGGAATTTGAAGAATCTAATGTTTACCAATCATCCAGTGTTAAAAACCCCACTGACATCCTGGTTAAAATAAGTCGGAGTGTGAACTCTATTTCTGAAAATAATTCGCGTTTTCGCGGAGTTATCGATTCTTTAACCACTATATTAGAATCTAACGATGAAATGTTAATTGTGAGGGTTTTAAAAACCTATGTTTTGAGGGTGAAAGAAGCAGGGGGCACTGCTATAATCACCTACACTGAAGGGTCAGCAGATCCCCGGACAGAGACACTTATCAAGTCAATGGCTGATAACATAGTTAAACTCAATGGGGAGACCATTATTATTGAAGCCATGAAAGGTATGGGAAAAACGGAAGCATCTTACCATATAACAAAAAAGGGTATTGTCATCAATAAAGGAGATTAG
- a CDS encoding small GTP-binding protein (PFAM: KaiC; ADP-ribosylation factor family~TIGRFAM: small GTP-binding protein domain), with protein sequence MKKTHIPKLDDFLGGGIPEGSSVLFYADPGVECEAFGYQTLQSRVEEGDPGFIFTNVTEPSSIIYEFEKFGWDLEKVMDDNKVFFVDGSSYFIGAPVTGKYSIEDYSQIEQVVIDAITDVPDGVGVINNLSTLIDYLDEGETVRIIKKWNQIAKDKNTILLYIFTEWDYETDLIDQIKESMDCLINLSTIEERVIIGQGFMVTGASWTTPSTSMVLFNILRPGGIKIFIPKILVTGPFNAGKSSFVKKIAPNSVSVDEMALGQVPTTVAMDIGHMEYKGFVADVFGTPGQERFDLILDVLSKEAVGAFILVDSTDPKTFPRAKEMIKRCKAEAIPKVIVANKQDLPGSLSPDEIRKVMSIGQSIPIIPVSMIRNEGIEDAMDALLEILYR encoded by the coding sequence ATGAAGAAAACTCACATTCCCAAGTTGGACGATTTCCTGGGAGGTGGAATACCAGAAGGTTCATCGGTACTTTTTTACGCTGATCCTGGAGTTGAATGTGAGGCTTTTGGTTATCAAACCCTGCAAAGCCGAGTGGAAGAAGGAGACCCCGGTTTCATATTTACCAACGTGACTGAACCAAGTTCCATCATCTATGAATTCGAGAAATTCGGATGGGACCTTGAAAAAGTTATGGATGATAACAAGGTTTTTTTTGTAGATGGAAGTTCATACTTCATTGGGGCCCCAGTAACTGGCAAATACTCCATAGAAGATTATTCACAAATAGAACAAGTTGTCATTGATGCAATAACCGATGTCCCGGATGGTGTGGGAGTTATCAATAATCTTTCCACCCTCATTGATTATTTAGATGAAGGGGAAACAGTTCGAATCATTAAAAAATGGAATCAAATTGCAAAGGATAAAAATACTATTTTATTATATATATTCACTGAATGGGATTATGAAACTGATCTAATTGACCAAATCAAAGAATCCATGGACTGTCTGATTAACCTGAGCACCATTGAAGAAAGGGTTATCATTGGACAGGGATTCATGGTCACTGGTGCATCCTGGACCACACCATCCACCAGTATGGTGCTATTTAATATACTACGTCCGGGTGGAATAAAGATATTCATACCAAAAATCCTGGTAACTGGGCCATTTAACGCAGGAAAATCAAGTTTTGTCAAAAAAATAGCCCCCAATTCAGTTTCGGTAGATGAAATGGCTTTGGGTCAGGTTCCCACCACGGTGGCCATGGACATCGGGCACATGGAATACAAGGGATTTGTGGCTGATGTTTTCGGAACACCTGGTCAGGAACGTTTCGATCTTATACTGGATGTTCTCTCCAAAGAAGCTGTGGGAGCATTTATTCTGGTGGACTCAACTGATCCTAAAACATTCCCCCGGGCCAAAGAGATGATAAAAAGATGTAAGGCAGAGGCCATACCCAAGGTTATTGTGGCCAATAAACAGGATCTTCCTGGTTCATTATCACCTGATGAAATAAGGAAGGTCATGAGCATCGGTCAGAGCATACCTATAATTCCAGTAAGTATGATTCGTAATGAAGGAATTGAAGATGCTATGGATGCACTTTTAGAAATACTTTACCGGTGA
- a CDS encoding hypothetical protein (PFAM: Roadblock/LC7 domain), whose product MAKTKKEELDDVLTTLMQVGQIKACGIVSKEGLLINSRTPPDVDARIFSALCSTIMGAAEAASGQMTTGGVSQISVKTEKGTIVLLPAGSKAILTVLTEPEAQLGLIFFEMETIAQEVNQIMGGM is encoded by the coding sequence ATGGCCAAGACTAAGAAAGAAGAGTTAGATGACGTGCTAACAACCCTTATGCAAGTAGGACAGATAAAGGCATGTGGAATAGTTTCTAAAGAAGGACTTTTGATTAATTCCAGAACACCTCCTGATGTTGATGCCCGTATTTTCTCTGCATTGTGTTCTACTATTATGGGGGCAGCAGAAGCAGCATCCGGACAGATGACCACTGGAGGAGTTAGTCAAATCTCAGTTAAAACCGAAAAAGGAACCATTGTATTACTTCCTGCAGGTTCTAAAGCTATTTTAACTGTTTTAACAGAACCAGAAGCCCAGTTAGGTTTAATATTCTTCGAAATGGAAACAATTGCCCAGGAAGTAAATCAGATCATGGGTGGGATGTAG
- a CDS encoding HNH endonuclease (PFAM: HNH endonuclease) — translation MRLIYQNRGSVATIVLALPDPLAGLVKRFKPPKQPKKQRRGKAKPSTNYQRFRMDVLERCNHRCVACGETNKRLVVHHLNSYAVFDDLTLDPDNGVALCHDCDQGFHSAYGIVGNTRSQFMEWVNSK, via the coding sequence ATGAGGCTCATTTATCAAAACCGTGGAAGTGTTGCAACTATTGTCCTGGCATTACCGGATCCATTAGCTGGTTTAGTGAAACGGTTTAAACCCCCAAAGCAACCTAAAAAGCAACGGAGAGGCAAAGCCAAACCATCCACCAATTACCAACGTTTTAGAATGGATGTACTGGAAAGGTGCAATCATAGGTGTGTGGCCTGTGGTGAAACCAATAAACGCCTAGTAGTTCATCACCTTAACAGCTATGCCGTCTTTGATGATCTAACCTTGGATCCTGATAATGGAGTGGCTTTATGCCATGACTGTGATCAAGGTTTCCATAGTGCTTATGGCATAGTTGGAAACACCCGATCCCAGTTTATGGAATGGGTTAATAGTAAATAA